DNA from Nocardioides seonyuensis:
TCAGCGCCGAGGAGGAGGGGTCGCGCCTCGTTGACGATGGCCTCGATCCGCCGGGTGTCCAGCCCAGCGTCCGCGGGGCGGAACTCCATCATGCCGGCGATGCGCAGCCGGTCCCCGGCAGGAGTGCAGGCGACCCGCTGGGCCGGGAAGTAGACCGGGCCCCGCGGGACCGGGTCGATCGGCACGGTGAAGCTGTAGCCGCGCCCGGCCTGGACCGGAAGCTTCACACCGAACGGACCGGCCAGGTCGTTGAGCCACGCGCCCGAGGCGATGACCGCCGCGTCGTAGTCCTCCCCGGCGACCGAGACGACGTGACCACGGTCCTTGACCGAGGAGACACGCACCCCACTGATGATCCGTGCCCCGCGTTGACGCACCGCCTCGGCGAGGGAGTCGACGTAGAGGCTGGGGGTGATGAAGCGCTGGTCGTGGAGGCGGATCGCAGCACCGATCGCCGGTGAGAGGGAGGGCTCGACACTGCGCGCCTCGTCGCCGGTCAGCACGTCGAACTCCAGCGGCTGACCGCTGGCACGGATGTGCTCGATCTCCTCGAGCAGCACCTCTCGCTCCTCGGTCGTGCGGTAGGCGGCGATGAACGAGTCGGCCGCCACCGTCGGCTCCGAGACGCCGCCGTCCTTGAGCGTGTCGAAGGCGCTCAGTGCCAGCGAGTTGATGGGGACCAGCGCCGCCATGGCCTCGCGCCAGCGCGGCATCGTGGAGTTGCGTGCGAAGCGGACGAGGAAGGACAGGAGCCGTCGGTTGGTCGTGATCGGGACGTAGACCGGGGAGCTGGGCGAGACGACCGCACGGATGCCGTACTTGAGGACGGCGGGCTCGGGAAGCGGCGTCGCCAGGCCGGGGGTGAGCCACCCGGCGTTGCCCCAGGACGAGCCTGCGGCGATGCCGGTGCGGTCGAGAACCGTGACCTTGACGCCGTGCTCCTGCAGGAACCACGCCGTGGCGAGGCCGACCATCCCGGCACCGATGACTGCGACGTTCTGCGGTGTCTCATGCGTCATGGCCGCAGCATGCCCCATCGGTGTGACGGGTGCCACATCAGGCCCGGGTTGCCACCGTCAGCATCACGACCGCGTCGGTCTCCGCGTGCAGGTCGTGGCGCAGGGGCGGGATGACCACGTAGTCGCCCGCGCCACCCTCCCAGACCTCCTCGCCTGCGGTGAGGCGCACGCTCCCGGACAGCACCAGCAGGCTGGCCTCGCCCGGCGACTCGTGCTCGCCCAGCGCCCGTCCCGCGACCAACGCGATCAGGGTCTGCCGCAGGTCGTGCTCGTGGCCACCGTGCACAGTGACCGCAGCCCGGCCGCTGCTTGCCGCCCTGGCCGCCGCGAGCTTCTCCTCGCCGAGTCGCGTGAGGGACTCGCCCTGCATCACTGCACCCGCTCCCAGCCGCGCTTGGGACGCTGGCTGCCCATCCGGTCGTCGCGGCTGCGATAGACGATGTAGGGGCGGGTGAGGTAGCCGACGGGTGCGCTGAAGACGTGCACCAGTCGCGTGAAGGGCCACAGGGCGAAGAGTCCGAACGCGACCAGCGCGTGGAGCTGGAACCCCAGCGGAGCCTCCGACATCAACGCCGGCTCGGGGTTGAAGGCGAGGAACCCCCGGTACCAGACCGACACGCCCTCGCGGTAGTTGTACTCACCGCCGATGGTGAAGATGGAGCCGGCGATGGTGTTCCACATCCCCAGCACGATGGCCAGGCCGAGGAAGACGTACATCACCTTGTCCATCACCGTCGTGGCGGAGAACACCGGCCCGACAGTGCGGCGACGGTAGATCAGGATCGCCATGCCCACCAACGCCATGAACCCGGCGATCAGCCCGCCGATGACCGCGGCGTAGTGATACATGTGCTCATCGATGCCGACCGCGTCCGTCCACGACTGCGGGATCAGCAGGCCCACGACATGGCCTCCGACCACTCCGAGCATCCCGAAGTGGAACAGCGGGGAGCCCAGGCGCAGCATCCGGTCCTCGTAGAGCTGGGAGGAGCGCGTCGTCCAGCCGAACTTGTCGTAGCGGTAGCGCCACACGTGTCCGACCACGAAGGTCGCCAGGCAAAGGTAGGGCACGATGACCCAGAGGAAGGTGCTCATCTCGGTGCTCCTACGGGGATGGTGGCGGGTGCGATCAACGGGTCGGTCCCGTAGCCCTCGAGACCGACCTCCTCGGCCGGAGGGCCCTCCTCGACCAGCCGGCGTACGGCATCGGCCTCGTCGCCCTGCAGGGTGGGCAGGGTGGCGCACAGCGCGTCGAGGGCGTTGCCCCACGGCGAGCCGGTCGTGCCGTCGTCGTTGCGCCAGCCGGAGAGCGCGAGCCGGAGCATCTCCACACCGGCACGATGGTCGTTCAACAGCTTCCACGCACCGTCGGCGTCGACGGTCGCTCCGAACTGCAGCACGGCGCAGAGGTGGTCGGGCAGCTCGCCCGACTCCTCGTCCCACTCGACGCCGCCCTTGCGGTAGGCCTGCTTGAACTGGACCAGTGCGACTCCCCTGCGCCTGGTGTCGCCGTAGGAGAAGTAGGTGAGGTAGAGGGCGCACTTGCGGGTGTGGTCGAAGGTCTGGACGTACTCCTCCTGACGCTCCCGCAGCTCTCCCCGGCGCAGGTGCGCGACCAGCGCGACGAGCGGCTCGTTGTCGGGCACCAGCCCCTCGATCGCATCGAGCGAGTCGAGCAGCTCCTGGGTGGGGTAGTCGAGCAGGGCCGCACACGCCGCCCACACGGCCTGGACGTCGGGCGGACGGACGTGCCTGCGAGAGAACCGGAACATCAGTCCTCACCCTCCGACTTCGGGGGGAAAAGCCCCTGGGGGCTGCCCTTGCCATCCCAGTTGAGCAGGTTGACCCGAGCCGACTTGTTGTCGGGAGAGGCCAGCGTGTCCGACATCTGTCGACTCTTGAGCATCTGGAAGTTCTCCACCGCGACCGGGGTGGGATAGCCAGACCCTTCACCCAACAGCTCCTGGTCGTAGAAGGAACCGGCCGCGTCGAAGTCGACGGCACAGTCGGTGGCCAGCTCCTCCAGCGAGTGGGCCTGCTCGGCGTGGGCCGTGGGGATGACGTAGCGGTCCTCGTACTTGGCGATCGCCAGCAGGCGGAACATCTCGTACATCTCCTCACCGCTCATGCCGACCGCCTCCGGGATGGAGTCGTCGGGGTCCCGGCCGAGGTTGATGTCGCGCATGTAGGAGCGCATCGCCGCGAGCTTCTTGAGCACGTCGCTCACCGGCTCGGGGTCACCGGCGGTGAAGAGGTTGGCGAGGTACTCGACCGGGATCCGGAGGGTGTCGATCGCTGCGAAGAGGTTGCCCTTGTCCTCGGCGTCGTGACCGGTGTCCTTGATGACGTCCACCACGGGCGACAGCGGCGGGATGTACCAGACCATGGGCATGGTGCGGTACTCCGGGTGGAGCGGGAGCGCGACCTTGTAGTCCTGGATGAGGCGCCGCACGGGCGACTTCTTGGCGGCCTCGATCCAGTCACCGGGGATGCCGGCCTTCTCGGCCTCCCGCGCGACCGCCGGGTCGTTGGGGTCCAGGAAGACCTTGCACTGGGCCTCATAGAGGTCGTGGTCGTCCTCCACGCTGGCCGCGTCGAGCACCGCGTCCGCGTCATAGAGCATGAGGCCGATGTAGCGCAGGCGGCCGACACAGGTCTCGGCGCAGACGGTCGGGATGCCCACCTCGATGCGCGGGTAGCAGAACGTGCACTTCTCGGCCTTGCCGGTCTTGTGGTTGAAGTAGACCTTCTTGTAGGGGCAGCCGGAGACACACATCCGCCAACCGCGGCACTTGTCCTGGTCGACGAGGACGATGCCGTCCTCGGCGCGCTTGTAGATCGCACCCGAGGGGCACGATGCCGCGCAGGAGGGATTGAGGCAGTGCTCGCAGATGCGCGGCAGGTAGAACATGAAGGTGTCCTCGAACTCGAGGCGGACCTTGTCCTCGATGCCCTTCAGCATCACGTCGCGGGCGGCGTGCTCCTTGGACCCGCCGAGGTCGTCGTCCCAGTTGGCCGACCACTGCACCTGCATGTTCTTGCCCGTGAGCAGGCTCTTGGGTCGCGCCACCGGGAAGTTGTCGGTGGCCGGGGAGTTGAGGAGCGTCTCGTAGTCGTAGGTCCAGGGCTCGTAGTAGTCCTGGATCGAGGGCAGCTTGGGGTTGGAGAAGATGGTGAACAGCTTCTTCACGCGCCCGCCGGCCCGTAGCTCCAGGCGCCCGTTCTTCTTGCGGACCCAACCGCCCTGCCACTCCTCCTGGTCCTCGTAGGTCCGGGGATAGCCGAGGCCCGGACGCGTCTCGACGTTGTTGAACCAGACGTACTCCATGCCGGTGCGGTTGGTCCATGCCTGCTTGCAGGTCACCGAGCACGTGTGACACCCGATGCACTTGTCGAGGTTCATGACCATCGCCATCTGAGCCATGACGCGCATGTCAGTACTCCACCTTCGCCGTCCGCTTGCGGATCATCGTCACTTCGTCACGGTTGTTGCCGATCGGCCCTATGTAGTTGAAGAAGTAGGCCAGCTGCGCGTAGCCGCCGACCATGTGGTTGGGCTTCATCAGGATCCTGGTGAGCGAGTTGTGGATCCCGCCGCGCTTGCGGTCGCGCTCGGTGAGTGGCACGTCGATGAGGCGGTCCTGGGCGTGGTGCATGAACACCGTGCCCTCGGGCATCCGGTGGCTGACGATGGCCCGCGCGGCCACGACACCGTTGCGGTTGACCATCTCGATCCAGTCGTTGTCCTTGATGCCGATCTTGGAGGCGTCCCGGTCGGACACCCACACCGACTGTCCACCGCGGGAGAGCGAGAGCATGAACAGGTTGTCCTGGTACTCGGAGTGGATGGACCACTTGTTGTGCGGCGTGAGGTAGCGGACGGAGACACCGAGTTCGTTCTCCTCCCCGATCGGGGCCTCCCCGAACAGCGTCGACATGTTCAGCGGCGGTCGGTAGACGGGCAACGCCTCCCCCATGCCGATGAACCAGTCGTGGTCGACGTAGAACTGCTGGCGCCCGGTCAGGGTGTGGAACGGCTTGCTGCGCTCGATGTTGATCGTGAAGGGCGAGTAGCGGCGGCCGCCGGACTCGGACCCGGACCACTCGGGTGAGGTGATGACCGGCACCGGCGAGACCTGGGTGTCCGCGAAGGTGATCTGCTTGCCCTCGTGCTCGGCCGCGAGGTCGTGCAGCTGCGTGCCGGTGCGCTTCTCCAGGAACTTGAACCCCTGGGTCGCGAGGTGTCCGTTGGACACCCCGGCGAGGTGCAGGATCGCATCAGCCATCTGCACGTCGGTCTCGACGCGAGGCTGGCCGTCGCCGGCTCCGCCATGGGTGACGCCGTTGCGCTCGCGCAGGATGTCGATCTCGCGCTTGACCTCGTAGGCGACGCCCTTGGTCAGCATGCCGACCTTCTCCATCAGGGGCCCGATGGAGGTCATCTTGTCGTAGACCGCGGCGTAGTCGCGCTCGGCGACGGCGATCACGGGCATCGTCTTGCCGGGGATCGGCTCGCACCCGTCGGGGTGGTCGGCACCGAGGCGCCAGTCCTTGACGACCCCGTGCTCGGACGCCATCGCCTCCGGGGTGTCGTGCCACAGCGGCTTGGCGACGACGTCCTTGCGGGTCCCGAGGTGGTCGGCGGCCAGCTCGCTGAACCGCTTGGCGATGACCTTCCACGCCTCCCAGTCCGACTTCGTCTGCCACGGGGGCGCGATCGCCGGGTTGAAGGAGTGGATGAAGGGGTGCATGTCGGTGGTGGACAGGTCGTGCTTCTCGTACCAGGTCGCCGCCGGCAGCACGACGTCGCTGAGGATCGTCGAGCTCGTCATCCGGAAGTCGATCGTCATGAGCAGGTCGAGCTTGCCCTCGGGGGCCTGCTCCGGCCAGACCACGCCGGCAGGCCGTTGCTCCGGTGGGGCCTCGACGGCGGTCGCCGCACTGTCGGTCCCGAGGAGGTGACGCAGGAAGTACTCGTTGCCCTTGGCCGAGGAGCCCAGCAGGTTGGACCGCCACAACGACAGGACCCGGGGGTGGTTCTCCTCCGCCTCGGGATCCTCGACGGCGAACTTGAGCCGCCCCTCCTTCAGCTCCTGGGCGACGTAGGCCGGGGCGTCCATCCCGGCGGCCTCGGCATCGTCGGCGAGGGTGAGGGAGCTGCGGTCGAAGGTCGGGTAGCTCGGGCTCCAGCCCAGGCGCACCGACTGGGACAGCAGGTCCATGACGGACTTGCCCGCGAAGATCCCGGTGCCGGAGTCGAGGTCGTCGGCGCTGAAGGTGTCGTAGCGGTACTGGGAGGTGTTGACGTACCAGTAGGCGGTCTGGTTCATGTGCCGCGGCGGGCGGTGCCAGTCGAGCGCGAACGCCATGTGCTGGAAGCCCATGATCGGGCGCACCTTCTCCTGGCCGACGTAGTGCGCCCAGCCGCCACCGTTGCGGCCCTGCGTTCCCGTGATCGTCGTGAGGAGCAGGATCGCGCGGTAGATCTGGTCGGAGTGGAACCAGTGGTTGACGCCGGCCCCGAGCAGGATCATGCCGCGGCCCTCGGTGTCGATGGCGTTCTGCGCCCACTCCCTGGCCAGGCGGGTCACCTGTGCGGCGGGCACGCCGGTGTGCTGCTCCTGCCACGAGGGCGTCGCCGGCACCGAGGTGTCGTCGTACGACGTCGGCCACGCACCGGGGAGCCCCTCGCGGGCCACGCCGTACTGGGCGAGGACCAGGTCGAGGACCGTGGTGACGAGGCGGTCACCGACCTTGGCCACGGGGACGCCGCGGCGCTCGTGAGCGACCTTGCCGTCCGTGGCGTCGAAGCGGGGCAGCTCGACCTCGACGGACTCGCGGACGCCGTCGTACATCGTCAGGGCGGGGTCGATGTCGCCCAGCTCGAGGTTCCACTGGCCCAGGCCCTCGTCGCCGTAGCGGTGGCCGATCGCGCCCTTGGGGATGCGGACCTCGCCGGTGGAGGCGTCGATCACGGCGGGCTTCCACATGGCGTTCTCGGAGCCGCCCTCGGGGTGGTCGATGTCGCCGGCCACGAGGTACTTGCCGGGACGCCAGACGGGAGTGCCGCTGCCGTCGTCCACCTGGTCCAGGGTGACGAGGTAGGGCAGGTCGGTGAAGCGCTTGTTGTAGTCCTCGAAGAACGGCACCTGCCGGTCGACGAAATACTCCTTCAGGATGACGTGGCCCATCCCCATCGCGAGGGCTCCGTCGGTGCCCGGGGCGGTCGTGAGCCACTCGTCGGCGAACTTGACGTTCTCGGCGTAGTCGGGCGCGACCGCGAGGACCTTCTGCCCGCGGTAGCGCGCCTCGGTCATCCAGTGGGCGTCGGGGGTGCGGGTCGTCGGGACGTTGGAGCCCCACATGATGAGGTAGCCGGCGTCCCACCAGTCGCCGGACTCGGGGACGTCGGTCTGGTCGCCGAACATCTGCGGCGACGCGTTGGGCAGGTCGGCGTACCAGTCGTAGAAGGAGAGCATCGGCGCGCCGATGAGCTCGAGGAAGCGGGCTCCGGAGGTGTAGGAGACCGGCGACATCGCGGGAATCGGCGAGAAGCCGGCGATCCGGTCAGGACCCCAGCGCTTGACGGTGTAGACGTGGGCGGCCGCGATGATCTCGGCGACCTCGTCCCAGGAGGCACGCACCAGACCGCCCTTGCCGCGCGCCTGCTTGTAGGCACGGGACTGCTCCTCGTCCTGGACGATGGAGCCCCAGGCGACGACCGGGTCGCCGTAATGGGCCTTGGCGGCGCGGAACTGCTCGAGCAGCACGCCGCGGACGTAGGGGTAGCGCACCCGGGTCGGGCTGTAGGTGTACCAGCTGAAGGCAGCACCGCGAGGACAGCCGCGGGGCTCGTACTCCGGCTTGTCGGCACCCGTCGAGGGGTAGTCGGTCTGCTGTGCCTCCCAGGTGATGATCCCGTCCTTGACGTAGACCTTCCACGAGCACGAGCCGGTGCAGTTCACTCCGTGGGTCGACCGCACCACCTTGTCGTGGCTCCACCGGTCGCGGTAGAACGCGTCTCCCTCGCGGCCGCCCTCCTTGTGGAGGGTTCGCAGGTCATTGCTCACCTCCGCCTTCGTGAAGAACCTGCGAGAGCCGATCAGGGCCGACGACAGCGGGGTTTCAAGACTCATCCGGGCCTCCGGAACGCGGTAGGGGGAACTGCAGTGCTGGCGCGCCGCTTCCCTGTCGACCATAGAGCAGCAAAGTCAGCCGCAGCCACCAACCCCTAGCCTGCTGCAGGAGAACGGCCCTTATGTAGGGACCTAAGTCCCGCAGATGCCACGAGCTGTTTCGCACGACCCTAGATTCCGCCAAGGTTCATGGAGGACGCCCCAGTCCCGAGCACCGAGGAGCACCGGATGACACCCCCGCCCGACGCCACCGCGAACGCCGCACCTGCGCGCACCGGGAGCACCAGCGTGCTGTGGCTCTCGACGACTGCCTTCACGCTGATGTTCGCCGTGTGGCTCATGTTCGGGATCCTGGGCAAGCCCATCCAGAAGGAGTTCGGCCTCACCGAGGTCCAGCTGTCGTGGGTCGTGGCGGCCGCTGCCCTCAACGGCTCGCTGTGGCGACTGCCCACCGGCATGATCACCGACCGCATCGGCGGGCGGAAGGTGCTGACGTTCCTCCTGGTCGCCACGGCCGTCCCCGCCTACCTGGTCTCCCGCGTCGACTCCTACGCGATGCTGATCGTGCTGGCCTTCCTCGTCGGCTTCGCCGGCAACTCCTTCTCGGCCGGCATCGCATGGAACTCCGCCTGGCAGCCGCGCGAGCGCCAGGGCTTCGCGCTGGGGCTCTTCGGCGCCGGCAACGTGGGCGCCTCGGTCACCAAGTTCATCGGCCCCCCCATCATCACCGGGACCGCCGGCGCCACCTACTTCGGGATCGTGGACGGCGGCTGGCGCCTGGTGCCCGTCGTCTACTCGGTGCTGTTGCTTGTCATGGCCGCTGCCATCTGGTTCGGGACGCCCAGCCAGGACATGGCCCCGGGCACCGGACAGCCCCTGCGCGAGCAGGTCAAGCCGCTGCGCAGCATCCGCGTGTGGCGCTTCAGCCTCTACTACGTGGCGGTCTTCGGCGCCTACGTCGCCCTGGCCGCGTGGCTGCCCACCTACTACATCGACAACTTCGACGTCACGCTGCAGACGGCAGCGCTCCTGACGGCGACCTACATCTTCCCCGCCTCGCTCCTGCGTCCCTACGGCGGCCACCTCTCCGACCGCTACGGCGCGCGCCGGGTGATGTACTGGACGTTCGGCGCAATGCTCCTCACCACCGGCCTCCTGATGATGCCCAACGGTCACATCGTCATCGCCCACGCCGACGGTCGCGAGACCGAGCACCTGGCGTACTCGCTCGGGCTGGTCCCGTTCGCGATCCTGGTCTTCCTGCTCGGATGTGCGATGGGGGTCGGCAAGGCCGCGGTGTTCAAGCACATCCCGGAGTACTTCCCGAAGAACGTCGGCGCGGTCGGCGGCCTCGTGGGCATGCTCGGAGGACTCGGTGGCTTCTTCCTGCCGCCGCTCTTCGCCTACACCAAGGCATGGTCGGGATTCCCCACGAGCACCTTCTTCGTGCTCTTCGTGCTGACCTTGATCTGCGCGGTGTGGATGCACCTCACGGTGGTCCGCATGCTCCACGACGAGTCGCCCCAGCTGGCCCACCGCATGGAGAGCCCGGCCGGTGACCACCCTCTCGACGAGTCCGCTACCCGCGACCGAACGGTCGGCGCCGAGCCGACTGACAACCTGCCCGAGGAGGCACGCGCATGACCGACGCCACGACCGCACGCAAGAGTGGGGAATGGCTGGAGGACTGGGATCCGGAGAACGAGGAGACCTGGGACTCCAAGCGGGCCTGGAAGACCCTGTGGGTCACGACCTTCGCCCTCTTCCTCGCCTTCATCGCCTGGTTCCTGCCCAGTGCCCTGATCCCCAAGCTCAACCCGCTGGGCTACTCCTTCTCCACGACCCAGCTCTACTGGATGGCGGCGATGCCGGGCCTCTCGGCCGGCCTGTTCCGGCTGATCTGGATGGTCCTCCCGCCCATCCTCGGGACCCGCAAGATGGTCGCGCTCACCAGCCTGCTGCTGGTGTTCTCCACCCTCGGGTGGGGTGTGCGCGTCCAGGAGCCGACCGCCCCCTACTGGGAGCTGATGGTGCTCGCGTTCCTCGCCGGCATCGGCGGCGGCGCGTTCTCCGGCTTCATGCCCAGCACGTCGTACTTCTTCCCCAAGTCCAAGCAGGGCACCGCTCTCGGGCTGCAGGCCGGCATCGGCAACTTCGGCGTCTCCGCCGTCCAGCTGCTCACGCCCTACCTGATCGGCTTCTCCTGGCTGGCCTTCTTCGGGGGCTCCCAGTCCATCTCCATGCCCGGAAAGCCCGCCCAGGAGGTGTG
Protein-coding regions in this window:
- a CDS encoding NAD(P)/FAD-dependent oxidoreductase, with the protein product MTHETPQNVAVIGAGMVGLATAWFLQEHGVKVTVLDRTGIAAGSSWGNAGWLTPGLATPLPEPAVLKYGIRAVVSPSSPVYVPITTNRRLLSFLVRFARNSTMPRWREAMAALVPINSLALSAFDTLKDGGVSEPTVAADSFIAAYRTTEEREVLLEEIEHIRASGQPLEFDVLTGDEARSVEPSLSPAIGAAIRLHDQRFITPSLYVDSLAEAVRQRGARIISGVRVSSVKDRGHVVSVAGEDYDAAVIASGAWLNDLAGPFGVKLPVQAGRGYSFTVPIDPVPRGPVYFPAQRVACTPAGDRLRIAGMMEFRPADAGLDTRRIEAIVNEARPLLLGAELGSRRDEWVGARPCTPDGLPVIGPTKSPRVYVAGGHGMWGVTLGPATGQLLAERMVTGRLPVQLRPFDPLR
- a CDS encoding cupin domain-containing protein translates to MQGESLTRLGEEKLAAARAASSGRAAVTVHGGHEHDLRQTLIALVAGRALGEHESPGEASLLVLSGSVRLTAGEEVWEGGAGDYVVIPPLRHDLHAETDAVVMLTVATRA
- the narI gene encoding respiratory nitrate reductase subunit gamma; the encoded protein is MSTFLWVIVPYLCLATFVVGHVWRYRYDKFGWTTRSSQLYEDRMLRLGSPLFHFGMLGVVGGHVVGLLIPQSWTDAVGIDEHMYHYAAVIGGLIAGFMALVGMAILIYRRRTVGPVFSATTVMDKVMYVFLGLAIVLGMWNTIAGSIFTIGGEYNYREGVSVWYRGFLAFNPEPALMSEAPLGFQLHALVAFGLFALWPFTRLVHVFSAPVGYLTRPYIVYRSRDDRMGSQRPKRGWERVQ
- the narJ gene encoding nitrate reductase molybdenum cofactor assembly chaperone — encoded protein: MFRFSRRHVRPPDVQAVWAACAALLDYPTQELLDSLDAIEGLVPDNEPLVALVAHLRRGELRERQEEYVQTFDHTRKCALYLTYFSYGDTRRRGVALVQFKQAYRKGGVEWDEESGELPDHLCAVLQFGATVDADGAWKLLNDHRAGVEMLRLALSGWRNDDGTTGSPWGNALDALCATLPTLQGDEADAVRRLVEEGPPAEEVGLEGYGTDPLIAPATIPVGAPR
- the narH gene encoding nitrate reductase subunit beta, whose protein sequence is MRVMAQMAMVMNLDKCIGCHTCSVTCKQAWTNRTGMEYVWFNNVETRPGLGYPRTYEDQEEWQGGWVRKKNGRLELRAGGRVKKLFTIFSNPKLPSIQDYYEPWTYDYETLLNSPATDNFPVARPKSLLTGKNMQVQWSANWDDDLGGSKEHAARDVMLKGIEDKVRLEFEDTFMFYLPRICEHCLNPSCAASCPSGAIYKRAEDGIVLVDQDKCRGWRMCVSGCPYKKVYFNHKTGKAEKCTFCYPRIEVGIPTVCAETCVGRLRYIGLMLYDADAVLDAASVEDDHDLYEAQCKVFLDPNDPAVAREAEKAGIPGDWIEAAKKSPVRRLIQDYKVALPLHPEYRTMPMVWYIPPLSPVVDVIKDTGHDAEDKGNLFAAIDTLRIPVEYLANLFTAGDPEPVSDVLKKLAAMRSYMRDINLGRDPDDSIPEAVGMSGEEMYEMFRLLAIAKYEDRYVIPTAHAEQAHSLEELATDCAVDFDAAGSFYDQELLGEGSGYPTPVAVENFQMLKSRQMSDTLASPDNKSARVNLLNWDGKGSPQGLFPPKSEGED
- a CDS encoding nitrate reductase subunit alpha; its protein translation is MSLETPLSSALIGSRRFFTKAEVSNDLRTLHKEGGREGDAFYRDRWSHDKVVRSTHGVNCTGSCSWKVYVKDGIITWEAQQTDYPSTGADKPEYEPRGCPRGAAFSWYTYSPTRVRYPYVRGVLLEQFRAAKAHYGDPVVAWGSIVQDEEQSRAYKQARGKGGLVRASWDEVAEIIAAAHVYTVKRWGPDRIAGFSPIPAMSPVSYTSGARFLELIGAPMLSFYDWYADLPNASPQMFGDQTDVPESGDWWDAGYLIMWGSNVPTTRTPDAHWMTEARYRGQKVLAVAPDYAENVKFADEWLTTAPGTDGALAMGMGHVILKEYFVDRQVPFFEDYNKRFTDLPYLVTLDQVDDGSGTPVWRPGKYLVAGDIDHPEGGSENAMWKPAVIDASTGEVRIPKGAIGHRYGDEGLGQWNLELGDIDPALTMYDGVRESVEVELPRFDATDGKVAHERRGVPVAKVGDRLVTTVLDLVLAQYGVAREGLPGAWPTSYDDTSVPATPSWQEQHTGVPAAQVTRLAREWAQNAIDTEGRGMILLGAGVNHWFHSDQIYRAILLLTTITGTQGRNGGGWAHYVGQEKVRPIMGFQHMAFALDWHRPPRHMNQTAYWYVNTSQYRYDTFSADDLDSGTGIFAGKSVMDLLSQSVRLGWSPSYPTFDRSSLTLADDAEAAGMDAPAYVAQELKEGRLKFAVEDPEAEENHPRVLSLWRSNLLGSSAKGNEYFLRHLLGTDSAATAVEAPPEQRPAGVVWPEQAPEGKLDLLMTIDFRMTSSTILSDVVLPAATWYEKHDLSTTDMHPFIHSFNPAIAPPWQTKSDWEAWKVIAKRFSELAADHLGTRKDVVAKPLWHDTPEAMASEHGVVKDWRLGADHPDGCEPIPGKTMPVIAVAERDYAAVYDKMTSIGPLMEKVGMLTKGVAYEVKREIDILRERNGVTHGGAGDGQPRVETDVQMADAILHLAGVSNGHLATQGFKFLEKRTGTQLHDLAAEHEGKQITFADTQVSPVPVITSPEWSGSESGGRRYSPFTINIERSKPFHTLTGRQQFYVDHDWFIGMGEALPVYRPPLNMSTLFGEAPIGEENELGVSVRYLTPHNKWSIHSEYQDNLFMLSLSRGGQSVWVSDRDASKIGIKDNDWIEMVNRNGVVAARAIVSHRMPEGTVFMHHAQDRLIDVPLTERDRKRGGIHNSLTRILMKPNHMVGGYAQLAYFFNYIGPIGNNRDEVTMIRKRTAKVEY
- a CDS encoding MFS transporter; translation: MTPPPDATANAAPARTGSTSVLWLSTTAFTLMFAVWLMFGILGKPIQKEFGLTEVQLSWVVAAAALNGSLWRLPTGMITDRIGGRKVLTFLLVATAVPAYLVSRVDSYAMLIVLAFLVGFAGNSFSAGIAWNSAWQPRERQGFALGLFGAGNVGASVTKFIGPPIITGTAGATYFGIVDGGWRLVPVVYSVLLLVMAAAIWFGTPSQDMAPGTGQPLREQVKPLRSIRVWRFSLYYVAVFGAYVALAAWLPTYYIDNFDVTLQTAALLTATYIFPASLLRPYGGHLSDRYGARRVMYWTFGAMLLTTGLLMMPNGHIVIAHADGRETEHLAYSLGLVPFAILVFLLGCAMGVGKAAVFKHIPEYFPKNVGAVGGLVGMLGGLGGFFLPPLFAYTKAWSGFPTSTFFVLFVLTLICAVWMHLTVVRMLHDESPQLAHRMESPAGDHPLDESATRDRTVGAEPTDNLPEEARA